In Dehalococcoidia bacterium, a genomic segment contains:
- the sufD gene encoding Fe-S cluster assembly protein SufD, with protein MAKAGGGELAMAQAPTVYETYVQQFRALEEHLRLPPWLQQMRREALGRFLGLGFPTARRGNEPWKYTDLRPLAATPFQEPPQEERSFPWRRFLPWSPGWDTVVVVAGVPRSWHVRPEGPWVGDLRRALAEAPQALEEHLARYAIYHDDAFAALNTALFQDLVVVMVPPGIAVRRPLHVAFVAPDAPLPYAQYPRLLVLLGRGARLVLVESYVGQAPGPYMTAAVTEVFLDEGASLEHYRLLLEEEAYHIGLLRMRQERDSHLRSLFFGRGCRIGRNDVRVELDGPGAEAYLWGLYVTQGQEHLDNYINIDHIKPHCTSRLIYRGILDGASHAIFGGTVYVRPGAVKTDAEQEDKNLLLSREAEVDSKPSLEIYADDVKCGHGAAAGALAQDALFYMRSRGLDEATATLLLIKGFAAAVLDEVRLPRLRTFLERATVAALPRLKTLP; from the coding sequence ATGGCTAAGGCAGGCGGTGGAGAGCTAGCCATGGCCCAGGCCCCTACAGTGTATGAGACCTATGTGCAGCAGTTCCGGGCGCTGGAGGAGCACCTCCGCCTACCCCCTTGGCTGCAGCAGATGCGTCGGGAGGCGCTGGGCAGGTTCCTGGGCCTGGGATTCCCCACCGCTCGTCGCGGCAACGAGCCCTGGAAGTATACCGATCTGCGCCCCCTGGCCGCCACCCCCTTTCAGGAGCCCCCACAGGAGGAGCGGAGCTTCCCCTGGCGGCGCTTCCTACCGTGGTCTCCTGGCTGGGACACGGTGGTGGTGGTGGCAGGGGTCCCCCGTTCCTGGCATGTGCGGCCGGAGGGGCCGTGGGTGGGAGACCTGAGGCGGGCCCTGGCGGAGGCCCCCCAAGCCCTGGAGGAGCACCTGGCCCGCTATGCCATTTACCACGATGACGCCTTTGCCGCCCTCAACACCGCCCTGTTCCAAGACCTAGTGGTGGTGATGGTGCCCCCCGGGATAGCGGTGCGACGTCCCCTGCATGTGGCCTTTGTGGCCCCGGACGCTCCCCTGCCCTACGCCCAATACCCGCGCCTGCTGGTGCTGCTGGGCAGAGGGGCCCGTCTCGTCCTGGTGGAGTCCTACGTGGGCCAGGCTCCGGGGCCATATATGACGGCTGCCGTAACGGAGGTCTTCCTGGACGAGGGGGCCTCCCTTGAGCACTACCGCCTCCTGCTGGAGGAAGAGGCCTATCACATCGGCCTCCTGCGGATGCGCCAAGAGCGCGATTCCCATCTGCGTTCCCTCTTCTTTGGCCGGGGATGTCGTATTGGCCGCAACGATGTGCGGGTGGAGCTGGACGGCCCCGGGGCGGAGGCCTACCTCTGGGGCCTATATGTCACCCAGGGTCAGGAGCACCTGGACAACTACATCAACATCGATCATATCAAGCCCCACTGCACCAGCCGCCTCATCTATCGGGGCATCCTGGACGGGGCCTCCCATGCCATCTTCGGTGGGACCGTCTACGTGCGCCCAGGGGCGGTGAAGACGGACGCTGAGCAGGAGGACAAGAACCTGCTCCTCTCGCGGGAGGCGGAGGTGGACTCCAAGCCATCCCTGGAGATCTATGCCGATGACGTGAAGTGTGGGCACGGTGCGGCGGCGGGGGCGCTGGCCCAGGATGCCCTCTTCTACATGCGCAGCAGGGGCCTGGACGAGGCCACAGCCACCCTGCTGCTCATCAAGGGGTTCGCAGCTGCCGTTCTGGACGAGGTGCGCTTGCCTAGGCTCCGCACCTTCTTGGAGCGGGCCACCGTCGCTGCCCTGCCCAGGCTCAAGACCCTGCCATGA
- a CDS encoding cysteine desulfurase codes for MSDSAPSRLNPYVRPDGALDVARIRQDFPILQRQVHGRPLVYLDNAATSQKPVQVIEALSDFYRRYNANIHRAIHCLGEEATAAYEETRAKVARFIGAPSPECIVFVRNTTEAINLVAYAWGRTHIGPGDEIVITEMEHHSNMVPWQRLAQEKGARLRYIGVNAQQCLDLTGWPHAFLTPRTKLLAIGHVSNGVGTIHPVKELVAEARRRGIVTLVDGAQSVPHMPVDVQDLGCDFLAFSAHKMLGPTGVGVLYGRRELLEEMEPFLSGGEMISRVTLEGAQWAEVPWKFEAGTPNIADVIAFGAAIDYLQMLGMERVRAHEVELTRYALARLRQLEDIVIYGPMELDRRGGVISFNLPGIHPHDLGTLLDYYGVAIRTGHHCNQPLMRRLGVAGTARASFYVYNTLEEVDILVEAIRQARARLR; via the coding sequence ATGAGCGATAGCGCACCCTCCCGCCTCAACCCTTATGTGCGGCCCGACGGGGCCCTGGATGTGGCCCGCATCCGTCAGGACTTCCCCATCCTGCAGCGGCAGGTCCACGGGCGTCCCCTGGTTTACCTGGACAACGCCGCCACCTCCCAGAAACCGGTCCAGGTCATCGAGGCCCTGAGCGACTTCTACCGTCGATACAACGCCAATATCCACCGGGCCATCCACTGCCTGGGCGAGGAGGCCACCGCCGCCTATGAGGAGACACGGGCCAAGGTGGCCCGCTTCATCGGCGCCCCATCCCCCGAATGCATCGTCTTCGTGCGCAACACCACGGAGGCCATAAACCTGGTGGCCTATGCCTGGGGCCGCACCCACATCGGCCCCGGCGATGAGATAGTCATCACCGAAATGGAGCACCACTCCAACATGGTGCCCTGGCAGCGGTTGGCCCAGGAGAAAGGGGCCCGCCTCCGCTACATCGGGGTGAACGCCCAACAGTGCCTGGACCTGACGGGCTGGCCCCATGCCTTTCTCACCCCGCGCACCAAGCTTCTGGCCATCGGTCATGTCTCCAATGGCGTGGGCACCATCCACCCAGTAAAGGAGTTGGTGGCCGAGGCGCGGCGCCGGGGCATCGTCACCCTGGTGGACGGGGCCCAGAGCGTGCCCCACATGCCTGTGGACGTCCAAGACCTGGGATGCGACTTCCTGGCCTTCTCCGCCCACAAGATGCTGGGGCCCACGGGGGTGGGGGTCCTTTATGGCCGCCGCGAGCTCTTGGAGGAGATGGAACCCTTCCTCTCGGGGGGGGAGATGATAAGCCGCGTCACCCTAGAGGGGGCCCAGTGGGCGGAGGTGCCCTGGAAGTTCGAGGCCGGCACCCCCAATATCGCCGATGTAATAGCCTTCGGGGCGGCCATCGATTACCTGCAGATGCTGGGCATGGAGCGAGTGCGGGCCCATGAGGTGGAGCTCACCCGCTACGCCCTGGCCCGCCTGCGCCAGCTAGAGGACATCGTCATCTACGGGCCCATGGAGCTAGACCGGCGCGGCGGGGTCATCTCCTTCAACCTGCCGGGGATCCACCCCCACGACCTGGGCACCCTGCTGGACTATTATGGGGTAGCCATCCGCACGGGCCACCACTGCAACCAGCCCCTTATGCGCCGCCTGGGGGTGGCGGGCACCGCCCGTGCCAGCTTCTACGTGTATAATACCCTGGAGGAAGTGGACATCCTGGTGGAGGCCATCCGCCAGGCCAGGGCCCGCTTACGGTGA